A genomic window from Populus alba chromosome 19, ASM523922v2, whole genome shotgun sequence includes:
- the LOC118038508 gene encoding uncharacterized protein — protein MPPYMDTVLFKAAEAGNIDPFEKYQTSLDHLLTPDENTILHVYLGNQSSEPEFTDFVDIILEMYPPLLFQANKKGETPLHLAARYGHSNVVKVLIDCAQALPPDPESGVSEAKKMLRMTNEEQDTALHEAARNMRSQVVEILTKEDPEFSYSANVHGETPLYIAAASGWGQEQEKVIDEILTNSISVDYGGPNGKTALHAASRVGDDETARKLLEKEKTLMKTTDENGWSPLHHAAFNFRWSIPTVKVLLEYDASAAYIAETEKKRTALHIAAIRGRVGIMKEIVYRCPACCELCRTCAASRRKNIWLFHFLIYNVNLSISIW, from the exons ATGCCGCCCTATATGGATACTGTCTTGTTCAAAGCTGCAGAAGCAGGCAATATCGATCCCTTTGAGAAATATCAAACCTCCCTTGATCATTTATTGACTCCAGACGAGAACACCATTCTTCATGTCTACTTAGGAAACCAAAGCAGTGAACCGGAATTCACTGATTTTGTTGATATAATTCTTGAAATGTATCCACCTCTGTTATTCCAAGCCAATAAGAAAGGAGAAACCCCACTCCATTTGGCAGCAAGATATGGTCATTCCAATGTGGTAAAGGTCCTCATTGACTGTGCCCAAGCTCTACCTCCTGATCCAGAGAGCGGCGTATCAGAAGCAAAAAAGATGTTGAGGATGACCAATGAAGAGCAAGATACAGCGTTGCACGAGGCAGCTCGGAATATGCGGAGCCAAGTGGTGGAAATATTGACAAAAGAGGACCCTGAGTTTTCATATTCCGCCAATGTTCATGGAGAAACTCCACTTTATATTGCAGCTGCTTCCGGTTGGGgtcaagaacaagaaaaggtGATCGATGAAATCCTAACTAATTCCATTTCAGTGGACTATGGCGGCCCTAATGGTAAAACTGCTCTACATGCGGCTAGCAGGGTGGGAGATGATG AGACAGCAAGAAAattgttagaaaaagaaaaaacgttGATGAAAACAACCGATGAGAACGGCTGGTCACCACTTCACCACGCTGCCTTTAATTTCCGGTGGTCTATTCCTACAGTGAAAGTATTACTAGAATATGATGCGTCCGCGGCCTACATTgctgaaacagagaagaagagaacAGCTCTTCACATTGCTGCCATTCGAGGACGTGTAGGAATAATGAAAGAAATTGTTTATCGATGCCCAGCTTGTTGTGAGctatgtcgcacgtgtgcggcgtcgcggcgaaaaaatatatggttgttccattttcttatctacaatgtaaatctatctatatctatttgGTAA